One segment of Taeniopygia guttata chromosome 17, bTaeGut7.mat, whole genome shotgun sequence DNA contains the following:
- the PTPA gene encoding serine/threonine-protein phosphatase 2A activator yields MAESERRTGASEEVPPPVQQCFMVPKKEINVVSDMAKWKRSQAYADYMGFILTLNEGVRGKKLTCEYKVSEPIEKLVALLNTLDRWIDETPPVDQPSRFGNKAFRTWYAKLDQEAEKLVSAVIPKHLADAAPEVAVYLKESVGNSTRIDYGTGHEAAFAAFLCCLCKIGVLRVDDQMAIVFKVFNRYLEVMRKLQKTYRMEPAGSQGVWGLDDFQFLPFIWGSSQLIDHPSLEPRHFVDEKVVNENHKDFMFLECILFITEMKTGPFAEHSNQLWNISAVPSWSKVNQGLIRMYKAECLEKFPVIQHFKFGSLLPIQPVTS; encoded by the exons ATGGCAGAGAGCGAGCGGCGGACAG GCGCCTCTGAGGAGGTGCCTCCTCCTGTCCAGCAATGCTTCATGGTCCCCAAAAAGGAGATAAATGTGGTTTCCGACATGGCCAAGTGGAAGCGATCTCAG GCATATGCAGACTACATGGGCTTCATCCTCACTCTGAATGAAGGCGTCAGGGGCAAGAAGCTGACATGTGAATACAAAGTTTCAGAG CCCATTGAAAAGCTGGTGGCTCTGCTGAACACCCTCGACAGATGGATCGATGAAACCCCGCCAGTAGATCAACCTTCTCGCTTTGGGAACAAAGCCTTCAGGACCTGGTACGCCAAACTAGACCAG GAGGCAGAAAAGTTGGTGTCAGCAGTGATTCCCAAGCATTTGGCTGATGCTGCCCCAGAAGTGGCTGTGTACTTGAAGGAATCCGTGGGGAACTCCACCCGCATTGACTATGGCACAG GGCACGAAGCTGCATTTGCAGCctttctctgctgcctctgcaaaaTCGGTGTGCTCAGAGTGGATGACCAGATGGCCATTGTCTTCAAAGTGTTTAACAG GTACCTGGAAGTGATGCGAAAACTGCAGAAAACCTACAGGATGGAACCTGCTGGCAGCCAGGGTGTGTGGGGCTTGGATGACTTCCAATTCCTGCCTTTCATATGGGGCAGTTCCCAGCTGATAG ACCATCCAAGTCTGGAGCCTCGGCACTTTGTTGATGAGAAGGTGGTAAATGAAAACCATAAGGACTTCATGTTCCTGGAGTGCATCCTCTTCATTACAGAG ATGAAGACAGGCCCCTTTGCTGAGCACTCCAACCAGCTCTGGAACATCAGCGCCGTGCCCTCCTGGTCCAAGGTCAACCAGGGCCTCATCCGCATGTACAAGGCAGAG tgcctggagaAGTTTCCTGTGATCCAGCACTTTAAGTTTGGCAGCCTGCTCCCCATCCAGCCTGTGACATCTTAA
- the IER5L gene encoding immediate early response gene 5-like protein, producing MLRGRRRMECTLDAQSLISISLRKIHSSRTQRGGIKLHKNLLVSYVLRNARQLYLSERYAELYRRQQHYPDGAPLLAMPACPPPAAAAPPELAALPLPADTQDREARSCGAARGGAELLEVPLCAVPPEMQRAPCRDSSPGFYRAAGSAGPGGGGGAAPGLLYAAGCDFGSGGAPHCSSRTTVLDLDTHVVTTVENGYLHQDCCSQCPCCCQPAPGLSSPPPAPGTKRKYYPGQEEEEEGVEEGEPGGGGVAGGPPFAPCTKRARFEEYSAEHPQDSSNISNLISIFGSGFTGLVSRQQADSEQPLNGQLCSKQALASLGAWTRAIVAF from the coding sequence ATGCTGAGGGGCCGGAGGAGGATGGAGTGCACCCTCGATGCGCAGAGTTTGATCAGTATTTCCCTGCGGAAGATCCACAGCTCCCGCACGCAGCGAGGCGGCATCAAGCTCCACAAGAACCTGCTCGTCTCCTATGTGCTCCGCAACGCCCGGCAGCTCTACCTGAGCGAGCGCTACGCCGAGCTCTATCGCCGCCAGCAGCACTACCCCGACGGCGCCCCGCTCCTCGCCATGCCCGCctgcccgccgcccgccgccgccgccccgccggaGCTGGCGGCGCTCCCGCTGCCCGCCGACACGCAGGACCGCGAGGCGCGGAGCTGCGGGGCTGCGCGGGGCGGCGcggagctgctggaggtgccGCTGTGCGCGGTGCCCCCGGAGATGCAGCGAGCGCCCTGCAGAGACTCGTCCCCGGGATTCTACCGGGCCGCCGGCAGCGCCGGTCCCGGTGGCGGaggcggcgcggccccggggctgctctACGCCGCCGGCTGTGACTTCGGGAGCGGCGGGGCTCCGCACTGTAGCAGCCGCACCACGGTGCTGGATTTGGACACTCACGTCGTGACCACGGTGGAGAACGGGTACTTGCACCAGGACTGCTGCTCGCagtgcccctgctgctgccagccggCACCGGGGCTCTCCtccccgccgcccgcgcccggCACCAAGCGCAAGTATTAcccggggcaggaggaggaagaggagggggtgGAGGAAGGGGAGCCGGGGGGAGGCGGGGTGGCGGGCGGCCCCCCCTTCGCCCCGTGCACCAAACGCGCCCGCTTCGAGGAGTACAGCGCCGAGCACCCCCAGGACTCTTCCAACATCTCCAACTTGATCTCCATCTTCGGCTCCGGTTTCACGGGGCTGGTGAGCCGGCAGCAGGCGGACTCGGAGCAGCCCCTCAACGGGCAGCTGTGCAGCAAGCAGGCGCTGGCGAGCCTGGGAGCCTGGACTCGGGCCATCGTCGCGTTTTAG